CAACCACCAGGCTTCCGCCCTCCTTGGCAGCCTCAACTAGCATCCGCAACACTCCCGCGGGGGTGTGGGGTGGAAAGGAGCCGCAGATAGTTACAACTTGGGCGCCCTCGTCCCGCAGCTGGCAAGCCAAGGTCTGCCACAGCGAATCGGGCTGGTCCGCCCCCGCCTCGTTGAAGATCGTGGCGTCACCGTCAGAAGTGATATTTACGGTCTGGCGGGTAGGGGCGGCAGAAGGCACAAACCGTTGCTCTACCGCATCATCTTGCAGCAGGCGGCGAATGCGGTTCCCGTTGGCTCCACCCAGCGGACCGGTAGTCGCGACCCGATGCCCAAGACGGGCTGCCACCCGTGCCACGTTGATTCCCTTGCCGCCAGCGGCAACTGTGGGCGCAACGCGGTAAGAAGACCCCACCTGCAGGTGCTCCACCCGGTAGGTAACGTCGAGGGCGGGATTAGCGGTAAGTGTCAGAATCATCTAATCCACCGCTGGGAAACTAATGGGCAGTGCGCGCCACTGCACGTAGGAATCGAACGAGCGCACTGCAGCCCCCAGAGCCTGACTGTAAGTACCCAAGGTGGCACTGCGCAGAGGAGCTTCGGGGAGCAGCGGCGAGTACGAGCGCAGCTGCTGTGCAATGGGATTGAGCAGCAGAGGACCAGCCCCAGCCATACCCCCACCCACGACTACGGGAATGGGACCAAGCAAATGAATGGCAGCGGCAATGGAGCGCGACAACTCGCCCAGACCAGAACTAATGATGTGCCGCGCCAATTCGTTGCCGCCGCGAGCCAGATCGAAGACCTCGCGCGCCCCCGCATCCTCTGCAATGAGGCGCGGATCCGCCCTCCACATGCGGCGTGCGAAAGCGGAGGCCGAACACACCTTTTCCAACGTGGTGTTCTGGCCGGGCCGATCCGGATCGGGCACCAGGTGTTGCCCGATCTCGCCAGACCACGGGTGGGCGGCCACGGGGTAGCCGTCGATGATCAAGGCTGCGGAAACGCCGGTACCCAGGGCAATGTAGAGGCTATCGGCCTCTGCCGCACCCCACCTGCTTTCCCCAAGAGCGCCCGAACGCACGTCATGCGCTAGCACTACGGGTACCTGCAGGGCAGTGGCGAGGGCGTCGCGCAGCGGGTAATCTTTCCACCCCAAATTGACGGAGTAGACCCCCACCCCGTGTTCCTCGTCAACAATGCCCGGTACTGCCACCGTTACGGTGGGTACCAACTCGGTGACGCCCTCGAGCCCGCTACTTTCAGCGCGCATAGTGGCATACAGATCCGCGAGCGCGTCGATAATGTCCTCCACCTTGCCGGTGCGCGGAGTGGGGCGATTCCACCTGGCTGCGACCTCGCCGGTTTTGCTGGCAAGCACCGCCTTGATGTTGGTGCCGCCGACATCTATCCCGAAGGCGTGCATCAGTGTTGCCCTTCAGCAAGAATCACCGAACGGGTCAGGTTCCGAGGGGTGTCTGGGTTTAGGCCGCGATCCTCGGCGCGGGCGACCGCCAGTCGCTGCGCGAGCACCAGGTGTGCTAGCGGGTGCAGCTCGCTGGTAACCAGTTCTGCGCCGGTCTGGGCCACCTGCTCCGCCAGTCCGGCGGGGAGCTTCCCGAAGGCCCACACCAGCCTGCCGGGTTGGGCGATCGAAATGGGGCCGTGCCGGTACTCCATGGCCGGGTAGGATTCAGCCCAGGACTGCGAGGCTTCCCTGTTCTTCAGGGCTGCTTCGTTTGCTAGGCCAATGGTCCAGCCGGTACCCAGGAACGAGATCTGGTCTGCCTTTACCCATCGCTCGGGAATGTCTAGTTGCAGGGCCTTTTCGCAATCGGCGGCGGCCGCCTGTACGTCCTCGCCAAGAGTAGAGAGCAGCAATAGTAGGGCGGTGGTAGCAAAGCGGGTCTGTACCACCGATTCTTCGTCGGCAAAGGCAAGAGTAATTTCTTCGTCCGCGT
The genomic region above belongs to Winkia neuii and contains:
- a CDS encoding 1-phosphofructokinase family hexose kinase; translation: MILTLTANPALDVTYRVEHLQVGSSYRVAPTVAAGGKGINVARVAARLGHRVATTGPLGGANGNRIRRLLQDDAVEQRFVPSAAPTRQTVNITSDGDATIFNEAGADQPDSLWQTLACQLRDEGAQVVTICGSFPPHTPAGVLRMLVEAAKEGGSLVVVDTSGPLLLEAANAGADLLKPNEAELAAATGAGEVAAGAARLLQLGAQMVVCSLGAKGVAAFTAHMQVSQPPATRVHGNPTGAGDSLVASLASQMEEAGQLPQSKDELSCWLRKASALAAATVAAPTAGAFDPALYQKLLEE
- a CDS encoding ROK family protein, producing the protein MHAFGIDVGGTNIKAVLASKTGEVAARWNRPTPRTGKVEDIIDALADLYATMRAESSGLEGVTELVPTVTVAVPGIVDEEHGVGVYSVNLGWKDYPLRDALATALQVPVVLAHDVRSGALGESRWGAAEADSLYIALGTGVSAALIIDGYPVAAHPWSGEIGQHLVPDPDRPGQNTTLEKVCSASAFARRMWRADPRLIAEDAGAREVFDLARGGNELARHIISSGLGELSRSIAAAIHLLGPIPVVVGGGMAGAGPLLLNPIAQQLRSYSPLLPEAPLRSATLGTYSQALGAAVRSFDSYVQWRALPISFPAVD
- a CDS encoding SIS domain-containing protein, which translates into the protein MSLTSQEINSQPETWRKTTQVDASALVTEKGRVAVVGCGTSWFMAQAYARMRELKTGEATFAYTATEFPMGDWQKVICISRSGTTTEIVDLLRATREQNVPNVLITAVTPGPGSDYADEEITLAFADEESVVQTRFATTALLLLLSTLGEDVQAAAADCEKALQLDIPERWVKADQISFLGTGWTIGLANEAALKNREASQSWAESYPAMEYRHGPISIAQPGRLVWAFGKLPAGLAEQVAQTGAELVTSELHPLAHLVLAQRLAVARAEDRGLNPDTPRNLTRSVILAEGQH